The genomic window CGGTCGGCAAAACGGCTCAGGTAGTCTGCGCGCCGTGGGTCCTTGCCATCTTGCAGCAGTGTGGCAGACGAGCCCGGCACCTGGAACATGTAGTGGTGCACCACGTCGCGCAGCAGGCGCACAAAAACAAGGTTTACCGAGTGGCGCAGGCCCTCACGCACGGTCACGATACGGTTGTTGTCCTCGCGTTTAAAGTTATTAAAGGTGTGTAAGCCACCGCCGGTGTAGAAGCTTTCATCCGGGTTGGCGGAGTATTTGCGATCCAGCGCGGCCTGCAACAGCGTCGGCAGATCGGCAGATGGGTTTTGTCCCAGGTAGTCCAGCACCCAGCGCGAGAGTTTGTCCTTGGGGTCCAGCACCACCTGCCCACGCGCGGCGGCGTCCATGGCGCTGTAGCGCTGGTGCAGGCCGGCCATGATGTCCAGGTAGGTCACCAGCGTGCGCAGCTTGGCGGTAGAGCCCAGGTCCAGCTTGGCACCGGCATTGATGTCCAGCGGCTGGTCGTAGTTGTCGGTCTGCAAGCGCAGGTAGTTGGTGTCTTCACCGCGCTCCAGCAGAGTAAAGCTGTAGACCACCTGGGCCGGGTCGCCATTGCCCAGCAGACCCTTGCCCGTCAAACCGGCTGCCTTGGCCACCTCGGCGTCGCGCAACTGGCGCAGCACCGTGGTCACGGCCTCTTGCGTCTGACCGTCCAACGTGCTGACCGCGCCCAGGTCCAGCCGGTCCAGGCTGTAAAAATTGGGCACACCCAGCAGTCCCAGCAACTGGCTGCGGATGGCGGTGGAGGCCTTGCGGCTGACGAACGATGGAGCGGGAGCCGGCACGGGTGCCTGGCTCCTGTCGCCCAGCTTGACCGCCAAGGCCGCGTCGCGCAGCGCGTCAGAAATCACCTCTTGGCTGGCCAACAGGCGCAGGTGGCTATCGGTCAGATCTTCCAGGTCACTCTGGGGGTCGGCCAGGTAATAGGACGGTCGCCGCTGCGCAATGACCAGGCTCAGTGCCTGTTTGTAGGCCAAGGCCTGCTCGGCCGTCGGCTGTGCGGCCGCAGCGGCCGCATGCAGCAGCGCAGTCGCCTGCTCAAAATCGCGCCCGTACCAGACCCACAGGCCGTCCCCCATGCCATTCACCTCGCCAAAACCGGGGCGTGCGGACAGGGGCACCGTGTTGAGGTAGTCCAGCACCAGCTGCTGGCGCGCCGCAGTAGTGTCCTGGCCTGGTTGATAAGCCCGCACCGTGGCCGATGCCATCTGGCGCAGCTTGTCGTGTAACGAGGCCGTGCGCCCATCGGGCGAATGCCGGTACTTTTCGATCTGGGTCGCCAGTGTGCTTCCACCGGGCGTGCGGCCATCGGCACCAAAAACCTGGCCCACGTGTTCAAACAGGGCGCGGCCCAGGCGACTCCATTCCACCGCCGGGTTGCGCAGCGGGTAACGTGGGTCCAGCAGCTCCCGGTTTTCGATGAACAACAAACTCTTGACCAGCAGCGCCGGGGTTTGTGCAAAGCTGGGGTAGCTGCGCTCCGGGTACTGCACGGCAAACAGCGGCTGCTTGCGGCAGTCATACACCGACAGACCCTGCTGCGTCTTCTCGCGGTAGGGTGCAAACAGGCCCTCATCAATGCTATCCACCATGGCCGGTGTCATGCGCGCCTGGGCGCTGATCTGAAAATCCTTTGCCTGCAGCCGGCCCAGATAGTCCGGCATATTGGAATAACCCATGCGCTGGTCATAAGGTCCATCAGCCGGGTAACGCACTGCTGCGGCCGGAGTGGGACCGGGCTGCAGCGCAAAGCCCATACGCCCAGCCCATTCGGCAAAATACTTGGCCTGCCATTGCGAGGTGCGCATTTCGTGCCAGGCCAACTGCCCCACGATGACCAGCAAAGCCAGCAGCACCAGCAGTACAAACCAGACGATGACACGCCGCGTGGTGAACGGCGCTTTGTTCAAGGTCGGCCCCGCGCTGGCAGTCGCGCCATACGGCGGCAATGGTGTCGCTACCGGCTGTGGGGCACGCGGGCGCTTTTTGTCGCGGTAACCCGCAGCACCAGCCGCCCTGCGGCCCAGCGAACGCACCGCATGCAGGTAGGTGTTAGGGTGGCGCCAATGCGTTTTTTTACTCATACCCGGGCAATGAGGCGCTCCAGCAGCTGGGGTGCAAAGTGTTGTTCGATGTAATCCGCCAGACCATCAAAAACGGTGTCCAAAGTGGGCACCGGTCCATTGAGCTTAGCGCCAAACAATGCCTGCAACACTTGCGCATCCTCAAACAAACCGTGCAAATACACACCCATCACATTGCCCGTTGCGTTTTGCCAACCCAGACCATCCGGCAACACGACGCGCGCCACATCCCCCGCCGCTGCCATGGCCACATGCTGCTGCGTTTGACCATGGTGGATCTCGTAACCGCTGACCGACACGCCAGCAAGGGTTGCCCAAGGCGACAGCGATGGCGCACCAGCGCCCAAGCCGGAGGGGCCCGGGCTGGGGGCCGATTTGTGCGCGTTTGGCACCATGAGGCCCCCAGCCCGGGCCCCTTCGGTGTGCGAAAGCCCATCAGCGTGCGCGGAAAAATCATCAGCAAACCGCGTCGTTGTATGCCTAACCGTCTTGTCCTCCGCAAACACCGTCACCAACGGCAACAACCCCAAACCGGGTGCATTGCCATCAATGCCATGGGTATCAATCAGCGCCTCCCCCAGCATCTGCAAACCGCCGCAGACCCCCAACACCGCCCCACCCCGCCCGGCATGCTGCGCCACCGCCGCATCCAGCCCCTGCGCGCGCAGCCAGGCCAGATCACCACTGGTGTGTTTGGAGCCCGGCAGGATGATCCAGTCTGTCGGCTTGAGGCTGGCAAGTTCGCTGGGGCTACGTACCCACTGCAGACGCAAACCCGGAATGTTCTTCAGCGGCTGGAACTCATCCAGATTGCTGATGCGCGGATAGGCCACCACGGCCACGGTCAGTTCCACCGCCCCCTTGGCCACACTGCGGTCATCAAAGACACCATCTTCTTCCGGCAGCCCATGGTGCCACCACATAGGCAGCGTGGCCACGGTGGGAATACCGGTTAAATCCTGCAGCATCTGCGGCGCCGGCGCCAGCAAGGTGGCATCACCGCGGAACTTGTTCAGCACAAAACCCTTGATCAAGGCCCGCTCGTCCTCTGGCAACAAGGCCCAGGTACCGTACAGGTGGGCAAAGGCACCACCGCGGTCGATGTCAGTCACCAGCAGACAGGCGGCATTGCAATGCTTGGCGACACGCATGTTGACGATATCGCTGCTGGAGAGGTTGATCTCGGCCGGAGAGCCCGCGCCCTCGACCACCACCACATCGTTCTCGGCACACAGGGCATCCAGCGCCGCGGCGATTTGCGGCCAGACCAGAAGGCTGCGGCCGCGCCAGGGCAAGGCCGTCAACTCGGCACTGACCTGGCCCATCAGCACCACCTGGCTGTGGGTGTCGCGCTCGGGTTTCAGCAACAAGGGGTTCATGCGTACATCAGGTACGGCATTGGATGCAAGGGCCTGGAAGTATTGGGCGCTACCGATCTCGCCCTGGCCGTTGTCAGAAGCGACCACACGGGCGTTGTTGCTCATGTTCTGCGCCTTGAACGGCGCGACCCTAAGGCCCTGGCGCGCGTAGTAGCGGCATAGGGCGGTGGTCAGCCAGCTCTTGCCGGCGCCGCTGGTCGTACCCAGCACCATCACACAACGGGCGGTCATGCGGATGTTGCGTTCTTTAGATAGACGTTGTCTTCGCGTAATTCTGCAAGATACATTTGGTGATTTCTTATCTGTTGTCTGCTATTCGGGCACGCAGCCTACTTTTTTCCAGCTTTGACGATTTCATCGCCGGGCAGCGCCGCAACATTGGGTACCGCATTTAAAAATGCATCAAAGTGCTCGCGCTTTCCCAAAGCGGCTTCTTGCCGCAGGTAATCCAGCGTCTGGAACGACGCCATCTTTTCCGCCGCCGCGCTGGCAATGAACTGGTTCACCGAAATGCCGTCTTTGCGCGCCAGCGCCTTAATGCTCTCGTGCACTGAGTTGGGTAAACGAATGGTCAATGCTGTCATGTCATTGCTCCTTCAAAAGGTTCAAAAAATCACCGGGCGTGATCGCTTGCACACCCAGCTGTTCACTACGGCGAAAGTCTTTAACGTTATGCGTCACGATGTATTGGCACCCTGCGGCCACCGCACACTCCAGCACCATGTCGTCATCTGGATCTTTCAAAAAAGGACGC from Rhodoferax sp. AJA081-3 includes these protein-coding regions:
- a CDS encoding toxin-antitoxin system HicB family antitoxin, yielding MTALTIRLPNSVHESIKALARKDGISVNQFIASAAAEKMASFQTLDYLRQEAALGKREHFDAFLNAVPNVAALPGDEIVKAGKK
- a CDS encoding transglycosylase domain-containing protein; this encodes MSKKTHWRHPNTYLHAVRSLGRRAAGAAGYRDKKRPRAPQPVATPLPPYGATASAGPTLNKAPFTTRRVIVWFVLLVLLALLVIVGQLAWHEMRTSQWQAKYFAEWAGRMGFALQPGPTPAAAVRYPADGPYDQRMGYSNMPDYLGRLQAKDFQISAQARMTPAMVDSIDEGLFAPYREKTQQGLSVYDCRKQPLFAVQYPERSYPSFAQTPALLVKSLLFIENRELLDPRYPLRNPAVEWSRLGRALFEHVGQVFGADGRTPGGSTLATQIEKYRHSPDGRTASLHDKLRQMASATVRAYQPGQDTTAARQQLVLDYLNTVPLSARPGFGEVNGMGDGLWVWYGRDFEQATALLHAAAAAAQPTAEQALAYKQALSLVIAQRRPSYYLADPQSDLEDLTDSHLRLLASQEVISDALRDAALAVKLGDRSQAPVPAPAPSFVSRKASTAIRSQLLGLLGVPNFYSLDRLDLGAVSTLDGQTQEAVTTVLRQLRDAEVAKAAGLTGKGLLGNGDPAQVVYSFTLLERGEDTNYLRLQTDNYDQPLDINAGAKLDLGSTAKLRTLVTYLDIMAGLHQRYSAMDAAARGQVVLDPKDKLSRWVLDYLGQNPSADLPTLLQAALDRKYSANPDESFYTGGGLHTFNNFKREDNNRIVTVREGLRHSVNLVFVRLLRDVVHHYMFQVPGSSATLLQDGKDPRRADYLSRFADREGKEFINRFVAKYQGKTAEQAQELLLHNVRPTPVRLSSIFRTIAPTATQAQLGAFLKENLPEGREVTAERLAVLYTQYGPEKMSLADRGYSASVHPLELWVVAYLRANPGATQAQMVAASAAERQVVYQWLFASKLKPAQDKRILSLLEVEGFLEIHRQWKRMGYPFGSLVPSYATALGASADRPAALAELMGIIVNGGLRKPTQRIAALHFASSTPYEAVLQHHSGASEQVLAPEVAQAALGAVRDVVDEGTARRVKNVFKRVDGTVMAVGGKTGTGDHRYETFGGQGQLLDSRVVSRSATFVFNIGERFFGSITAYVYGPQAADYDFTSALPVQLLKVLSPTLMPLMDPAGYPSAAAQPCSNWAGVAPPAP
- a CDS encoding cobyric acid synthase, with the translated sequence MTARCVMVLGTTSGAGKSWLTTALCRYYARQGLRVAPFKAQNMSNNARVVASDNGQGEIGSAQYFQALASNAVPDVRMNPLLLKPERDTHSQVVLMGQVSAELTALPWRGRSLLVWPQIAAALDALCAENDVVVVEGAGSPAEINLSSSDIVNMRVAKHCNAACLLVTDIDRGGAFAHLYGTWALLPEDERALIKGFVLNKFRGDATLLAPAPQMLQDLTGIPTVATLPMWWHHGLPEEDGVFDDRSVAKGAVELTVAVVAYPRISNLDEFQPLKNIPGLRLQWVRSPSELASLKPTDWIILPGSKHTSGDLAWLRAQGLDAAVAQHAGRGGAVLGVCGGLQMLGEALIDTHGIDGNAPGLGLLPLVTVFAEDKTVRHTTTRFADDFSAHADGLSHTEGARAGGLMVPNAHKSAPSPGPSGLGAGAPSLSPWATLAGVSVSGYEIHHGQTQQHVAMAAAGDVARVVLPDGLGWQNATGNVMGVYLHGLFEDAQVLQALFGAKLNGPVPTLDTVFDGLADYIEQHFAPQLLERLIARV